In Citrus sinensis cultivar Valencia sweet orange chromosome 2, DVS_A1.0, whole genome shotgun sequence, a single genomic region encodes these proteins:
- the LOC102616746 gene encoding molybdopterin biosynthesis protein CNX1 isoform X1 codes for MGGNGNGDCCGSQEKIISAEEALQKVLSVAQRLSPVTVPLYEALGKVLAEDIRAPDPLPPYPASVKDGYAVVASDGPGEYPVITESRAGNDGIGVIVTPGTVAYVTTGGPIPDGADAVVQVEDTEEVNHTAAESKRVKILVQTNKGVDIRPVGYDIEKDAIILKSGERIGASEIGLLATSGIMMVKVYRTPTIAVLSTGDELVEPTTQCLDRGQIRDSNRAMLLAAAMQQHCKFIDLGIVRDDEEELEKTLDNAFSAGIDILLTSGGVSMGDKDFVKPLLQKKGIIYFNKVCMKPGKPLTFAEINTKPTDDVMVNKILAFGLPGNPVSCIVCFHLYIVPAIRRLSGWANPHLLRVLARICQPLKTDRVRPEFHRAILRWKANDGSGSSGFVAESTGHQMSSRLLSMKSANALLELPATGSVISAGTLVSAIVISDISSTDNSKIDTSLVLGSTLQGSKPKEVTTDCSGYTEFSVAILTVSDTVASGAGPDRSGPRAVSVVNSSSEKLGGAKVVATDVVPDDVGKIKEVLRRWSDIDKMDLILTLGGTGFTPRDVTPEATKELIERETPGLLYVMMQESLKVTPFAMLSRSAAGIRGSTLIINMPGNPNAVAECMEALLPALKHALKQIKGDKREKHPRHVPHSQAVPVDTWEHSYKMSSGGGTEPSCSCSH; via the exons ATGGGTGGAAATGGAAATGGTGATTGCTGCGGCAGCCAAGAAAAGATTATATCAGCGGAAGAGGCTCTTCAAAAGGTTCTGAGCGTTGCTCAACGCCTGTCGCCAGTGACAGTGCCGCTTTATGAAGCCCTGGGCAAGGTTTTGGCCGAGGATATTCGTGCTCCTGACCCTTTGCCTCCATATCCAGCTTCTGTCAAg GACGGCTATGCTGTAGTTGCTTCAGATGGGCCTGGAGAATATCCTGTTATAACTGAATCTAGAGCTGGAAATGATGGAATTGGTGTGATAGTGACCCCTGGGACTGTGGCTTATGTGACAACTGGag GACCAATACCGGATGGTGCTGATGCAGTTGTGCAAGTTGAGGACACTGAAGAAGTCAATCATACTGCAGCAGAATCCAAGCGAGTAAAAATATTGGTACAAACCAACAAAGGTGTTGATATTCGTCCAGTG GGATATGACATTGAAAAAGATGCTATAATACTGAAATCTGGAGAAAGAATAGGTGCTTCAGAAATTGGGCTACTTGCTACTTCAGGCATAATGATGGTGAAG GTATATCGCACACCAACTATTGCAGTGCTTTCTACAGGAGACGAACTTGTGGAGCCAACAACCCAGTGTCTAGACCGTGGCCAG ATTAGGGATTCAAACCGTGCAATGTTACTGGCAGCTGCAATGCAACAGCACTGCAAATTTATTGATCTTGGTATTGTTagagatgatgaagaagaactCGAAAAGACCTTGGATAATGCTTTTTCTGCTGGAATTGATATTCTTCTAACTTCTGGAGGTGTTTCCATGGGCGACAAGGATTTTGTTAAGCCATTGCTTCAAAAGAAGGGGATTATATATTTCAACAAG GTTTGCATGAAACCTGGGAAGCCTTTGACATTTGCTGAGATCAATACAAAACCAACTGATGATGTGATGGTGAATAAAATTCTTGCATTTGGATTGCCTGGAAACCCAGTGAGCTGTATTGTCTGTTTCCATCTCTACATTGTCCCTGCCATTCGTCGTCTTTCTGGATGGGCAAACCCTCATCTCTTGAG AGTGCTGGCTCGTATTTGCCAGCCTCTGAAGACAGATCGAGTACGACCAGAATTTCATCGTGCCATTCTTAGATGGAAGGCCAATGATGGATCAGGCAGTTCTGG ATTTGTTGCTGAGAGCACTGGTCATCAGATGAGCAGTCGACTCTTAAGTATGAAGTCCGCTAATGCCTTGTTGGAGTTGCCAGCAACTGGCAGTGTAATTTCTGCTGGGACTTTGGTGTCTGCCATTGTGATTTCTGATATAAGCAGTACTGATAATAGCAAAATTGACACGTCATTGGTTTTGGGTTCTACTCTGCAAGGAAGCAAACCCAAGGAAGTAACTACAGATTGCTCTGGGTATACTGAGTTCAGTGTAGCTATTCTTACCGTGAGTGATACTGTTGCATCAGGCGCTGGGCCTGATCGAAG TGGGCCTAGGGCAGTCTCTGTTGTGAATTCCTCTTCAGAGAAGTTAGGTGGAGCAAAGGTGGTTGCAACGGATGTCGTTCCAGATGATGTGGGAAAAATCAAAGAAGTTCTCCGTAGATGGTCTGATATTGACAAAATGGATCTTATCCTTACCCTTG GTGGGACTGGCTTCACCCCAAGAGATGTAACCCCTGAagctacaaaagaattgattGAGAGGGAAACACCTGGTCTTCTGTATGTCATGATGCAAGAGAGTTTGAAG GTGACACCATTTGCTATGCTCTCGCGTTCTGCAGCGGGGATCAGAGGGTCAACACTG ATCATCAACATGCCTGGGAATCCAAATGCAGTTGCCGAATGCATGGAGGCTTTGCTGCCTGCCCTTAAGCATGCATTGAAGCAGATAAAGGGGGACAAGAGAGAGAAGCATCCTCGCCATGTCCCTCACTCACAAGCAGTGCCTGTGGATACATGGGAGCACAGTTACAAGATGTCCTCTGGTGGTGGCACAGAACCCAGTTGTTCTTGTTCCCACTAA
- the LOC102616746 gene encoding molybdopterin biosynthesis protein CNX1 isoform X2: MMVKVYRTPTIAVLSTGDELVEPTTQCLDRGQIRDSNRAMLLAAAMQQHCKFIDLGIVRDDEEELEKTLDNAFSAGIDILLTSGGVSMGDKDFVKPLLQKKGIIYFNKVCMKPGKPLTFAEINTKPTDDVMVNKILAFGLPGNPVSCIVCFHLYIVPAIRRLSGWANPHLLRVLARICQPLKTDRVRPEFHRAILRWKANDGSGSSGFVAESTGHQMSSRLLSMKSANALLELPATGSVISAGTLVSAIVISDISSTDNSKIDTSLVLGSTLQGSKPKEVTTDCSGYTEFSVAILTVSDTVASGAGPDRSGPRAVSVVNSSSEKLGGAKVVATDVVPDDVGKIKEVLRRWSDIDKMDLILTLGGTGFTPRDVTPEATKELIERETPGLLYVMMQESLKVTPFAMLSRSAAGIRGSTLIINMPGNPNAVAECMEALLPALKHALKQIKGDKREKHPRHVPHSQAVPVDTWEHSYKMSSGGGTEPSCSCSH, translated from the exons ATGATGGTGAAG GTATATCGCACACCAACTATTGCAGTGCTTTCTACAGGAGACGAACTTGTGGAGCCAACAACCCAGTGTCTAGACCGTGGCCAG ATTAGGGATTCAAACCGTGCAATGTTACTGGCAGCTGCAATGCAACAGCACTGCAAATTTATTGATCTTGGTATTGTTagagatgatgaagaagaactCGAAAAGACCTTGGATAATGCTTTTTCTGCTGGAATTGATATTCTTCTAACTTCTGGAGGTGTTTCCATGGGCGACAAGGATTTTGTTAAGCCATTGCTTCAAAAGAAGGGGATTATATATTTCAACAAG GTTTGCATGAAACCTGGGAAGCCTTTGACATTTGCTGAGATCAATACAAAACCAACTGATGATGTGATGGTGAATAAAATTCTTGCATTTGGATTGCCTGGAAACCCAGTGAGCTGTATTGTCTGTTTCCATCTCTACATTGTCCCTGCCATTCGTCGTCTTTCTGGATGGGCAAACCCTCATCTCTTGAG AGTGCTGGCTCGTATTTGCCAGCCTCTGAAGACAGATCGAGTACGACCAGAATTTCATCGTGCCATTCTTAGATGGAAGGCCAATGATGGATCAGGCAGTTCTGG ATTTGTTGCTGAGAGCACTGGTCATCAGATGAGCAGTCGACTCTTAAGTATGAAGTCCGCTAATGCCTTGTTGGAGTTGCCAGCAACTGGCAGTGTAATTTCTGCTGGGACTTTGGTGTCTGCCATTGTGATTTCTGATATAAGCAGTACTGATAATAGCAAAATTGACACGTCATTGGTTTTGGGTTCTACTCTGCAAGGAAGCAAACCCAAGGAAGTAACTACAGATTGCTCTGGGTATACTGAGTTCAGTGTAGCTATTCTTACCGTGAGTGATACTGTTGCATCAGGCGCTGGGCCTGATCGAAG TGGGCCTAGGGCAGTCTCTGTTGTGAATTCCTCTTCAGAGAAGTTAGGTGGAGCAAAGGTGGTTGCAACGGATGTCGTTCCAGATGATGTGGGAAAAATCAAAGAAGTTCTCCGTAGATGGTCTGATATTGACAAAATGGATCTTATCCTTACCCTTG GTGGGACTGGCTTCACCCCAAGAGATGTAACCCCTGAagctacaaaagaattgattGAGAGGGAAACACCTGGTCTTCTGTATGTCATGATGCAAGAGAGTTTGAAG GTGACACCATTTGCTATGCTCTCGCGTTCTGCAGCGGGGATCAGAGGGTCAACACTG ATCATCAACATGCCTGGGAATCCAAATGCAGTTGCCGAATGCATGGAGGCTTTGCTGCCTGCCCTTAAGCATGCATTGAAGCAGATAAAGGGGGACAAGAGAGAGAAGCATCCTCGCCATGTCCCTCACTCACAAGCAGTGCCTGTGGATACATGGGAGCACAGTTACAAGATGTCCTCTGGTGGTGGCACAGAACCCAGTTGTTCTTGTTCCCACTAA
- the LOC127900260 gene encoding ankyrin repeat-containing protein NPR4-like yields MIRMANNEKNTALHEAACCENVDVVKILTKEDPDYPYSANNYGKTPLYMAAESSSSDMVLALLEKSTPVSHEGPNGKTALHAAAMEFRFADAALRKLVEEKKKMIKETDQYGWTPIHYAAYYGNYGMVNLLLEIDQSASNIANKDRKMTALHLAAGRGHARTVETILSLSPDCYELVDNKGWNFLHYAMVSFRVEQLTNLLENNPLARSLINEGDAMENTPLHVLAAVRPKEFHAVMIKKTQANYDAVNKRNVSVRHIFSYGYPKLKEEIQKLSKDFGRGQYSNGVICKSELEYNDDTKDDYKDTRESHLVVAALIATVAFAAAFAIPGGYRSENGTAILRRNKAFQAFIVADSIAMVFSLSAVFTHFFLSLKIEATKDFDGALFGASLWFTFFSMGAMVIAFVTGTYAMLVPSLGLAIITCLIGLSFFLLVIWTMGL; encoded by the exons ATGATTAGGATGGCAAATAATGAGAAGAACACAGCACTCCACGAGGCAGCGTGCTGCGAAAACGTTGATGTGGTGAAAATACTGACGAAAGAAGACCCTGATTATCCATATTCTGCAAATAATTACGGCAAAACGCCACTCTACATGGCTGCTGAGTCTTCGTCTTCTGATATGGTGCTTGCCTTATTGGAAAAGAGCACACCAGTGTCTCATGAAGGCCCCAACGGAAAGACGGCTTTACATGCTGCAGCAATGGAATTTCGTTTCG CTGATGCTGCATTACGAAAACTAgttgaggaaaagaagaaaatgatcaaAGAAACAGACCAATATGGGTGGACTCCAATTCATTACGCTGCATATTATGGAAATTACGGGATGGTAAATTTGCTATTAGAAATTGATCAATCTGCTTCGAACATTGCTAACAAAGATCGAAAGATGACAGCTCTTCATCTGGCAGCGGGCCGAGGGCATGCCCGAACAGTTGAAACAATTCTTTCCCTTAGTCCAGATTGTTATGAGCTGGTCGATAACAAGGGATGGAATTTTCTCCATTATGCTATGGTTAGTTTTCGTGTTGAACAACTAACAAATCTTCTTGAAAATAATCCGTTAGCGAGGAGTCTTATAAATGAGGGGGATGCCATGGAAAACACTCCTCTCCATGTGCTTGCTGCTGTCCGTCCAAAGGAATTCCATGCCGTTATGATTAAGAAGACTCAAGCCAACTATGACGCTGTCAACAAACGAAATGTTAGTGTAAGACACATTTTTAGTTATGGCTATCCTAAGCTCaag gaagaaatccaaaaattaTCCAAAGATTTTGGCAGAGGACAATATTCAAATGGTGTTATATGCAAATCGGAACTAGAATACAATGATGATACCAAAGATGATTACAAGGATACAAGAGAATCACATTTGGTAGTGGCTGCACTCATAGCAACGGTAGCCTTCGCAGCAGCTTTCGCCATTCCTGGCGGTTATAGAAGCGAAAATGGAACTGCAATCCTGAGGAGAAATAAAGCTTTTCAAGCATTTATAGTAGCAGATTCCATTGCCATGGTCTTTTCTCTTTCTGCCGTCTTTACTCACTTCTTTTTGTCTCTTAAAATTGAAGCAACTAAAGATTTCGATGGGGCTCTGTTTGGTGCTTCCCTTTGGTTCACCTTTTTTTCCATGGGAGCAATGGTGATTGCATTCGTTACGGGAACGTATGCAATGTTAGTACCTTCTTTAGGCCTTGCTATTATCACTTGTTTAATTGGCTTGAGCTTCTTCTTACTTGTGATTTGGACCATGGGATTGTAG